In Lysobacter firmicutimachus, one genomic interval encodes:
- a CDS encoding amidase codes for MPSPSFVLRLGALALVLGLAACASAPSTAPRTGAAEPAAGRAPADPLRIVEADLATLSARMAGGDLSSARLTEAYLDRIAALDDAGPRLNAVIELNPDALGEARALDAERKGGQVRGPLHGIPVLLKDNIDALPMANSAGSLALAEHRPRRDAPLVAALRAAGAVILGKTNLSEWANFRSTRSTSGWSARGGQTRNPYALDRSACGSSSGTGAAIAASLAAVGVGTETDGSILCPAAMNGLVGFKPSVGLVSRAGIIPISSSQDSAGPMARSVADAAQLLNVLAAAEAGGDRAAQAAAGKRAPDYVAALDADALRGARLGLLRDSGVRSHPDQDAALQRALQRMREAGATVVEVRMPTQGKWDGPEFEVLLYEFKDGLQRYLRDSDAPIKTLDELIAFNRAQAEREMPFFGQELFEQAAKKGPLTEPAYRKAAARARQLAGTQGIDALVNKHRLDALIAPATTPAFMADPVNGDAFGGASWGAAAVAGYPSLTVPMGEAQGLPVGLAFMGPRWSDARLLSLGYAFEQATGARRAPRYPVSVNP; via the coding sequence ATGCCCAGCCCGTCCTTCGTCCTCCGCCTCGGCGCCTTGGCGCTGGTCCTGGGCTTGGCCGCTTGCGCCAGCGCGCCTTCGACCGCGCCGCGCACCGGCGCCGCCGAGCCGGCGGCCGGGCGGGCACCGGCCGACCCGCTGCGCATCGTCGAAGCCGACCTGGCGACCTTGAGCGCGCGCATGGCCGGCGGCGACCTCAGCAGCGCGCGCCTGACCGAGGCCTACCTGGACCGCATCGCCGCGCTCGACGACGCCGGTCCGCGCCTCAATGCGGTGATCGAACTCAATCCCGACGCGCTCGGCGAAGCGCGCGCGCTCGACGCCGAACGCAAGGGCGGGCAGGTGCGCGGGCCGCTGCACGGCATCCCGGTGCTGCTCAAGGACAATATCGACGCGCTGCCGATGGCCAACTCGGCCGGCTCGCTAGCCCTGGCCGAACACCGCCCGCGCCGCGACGCGCCCCTGGTCGCCGCGTTGCGCGCGGCCGGCGCGGTGATCCTGGGCAAGACCAATCTCAGCGAGTGGGCCAACTTCCGTTCGACCCGCTCGACCTCGGGCTGGAGCGCGCGCGGCGGCCAGACCCGCAATCCGTACGCGCTGGACCGCAGCGCCTGCGGCTCCAGTAGCGGCACTGGCGCGGCGATCGCCGCCAGCCTGGCCGCGGTCGGAGTCGGCACCGAAACCGACGGCAGCATCCTGTGCCCAGCGGCGATGAACGGCCTGGTGGGCTTCAAGCCCAGCGTCGGTCTGGTCAGCCGCGCCGGCATCATCCCGATCTCGTCCAGCCAGGACAGCGCCGGGCCGATGGCGCGCAGCGTCGCCGACGCCGCGCAGTTGCTCAACGTCCTGGCCGCGGCCGAGGCCGGCGGCGACCGCGCCGCACAGGCCGCCGCCGGCAAGCGCGCGCCGGACTACGTCGCCGCGCTCGACGCCGACGCGTTGCGCGGCGCGCGCTTGGGCCTGTTGCGCGACAGCGGCGTGCGCAGCCACCCGGACCAGGACGCAGCGCTGCAGCGCGCGCTGCAGCGCATGCGCGAAGCCGGCGCGACCGTGGTCGAGGTGCGCATGCCGACCCAGGGCAAATGGGACGGGCCCGAGTTCGAGGTGCTGCTGTACGAATTCAAGGACGGCCTGCAGCGCTATCTGCGCGACAGCGACGCGCCGATCAAGACGCTGGACGAATTGATCGCGTTCAATCGCGCCCAGGCCGAGCGCGAGATGCCGTTTTTCGGCCAGGAGCTGTTCGAACAGGCAGCGAAGAAAGGCCCGTTGACCGAGCCGGCCTATCGCAAGGCCGCGGCGCGGGCGCGCCAACTCGCCGGCACGCAGGGCATCGATGCCTTGGTGAACAAGCACCGCCTCGACGCCTTGATCGCGCCCGCGACCACCCCGGCCTTCATGGCCGACCCGGTCAACGGCGACGCCTTCGGCGGCGCCAGCTGGGGCGCGGCCGCGGTCGCCGGGTATCCCAGCCTGACCGTGCCGATGGGCGAAGCCCAGGGCCTGCCGGTCGGCCTGGCCTTCATGGGCCCGCGCTGGAGCGACGCGCGCCTGCTCTCGCTCGGCTACGCCTTCGAGCAAGCCACCGGCGCCCGCCGCGCGCCGCGGTATCCGGTCAGCGTCAATCCGTAG
- the pqqE gene encoding pyrroloquinoline quinone biosynthesis protein PqqE: MNAVPSAPDPIARRAPAPPLAVLLELTHRCPLACPYCSNPLRLVGQREELATADWLRVLDQAAELGALQVHFSGGEPTLRRDLPELVARARALGLYANLITSGIGLDRTRLQALQQAGLDHLQLSLQDSEAAGADRIAGYDGAHRRKLALAQWCRELDLPLTLNAVIHRHNAGRVAAMIELALELGAGRLEVAHTQYYGWGLKNRAALMPTREQLQAATAAVEAARERLRGRLTIDYVTPDYYARRPKACMGGWAQRFVNISPEGKVLPCHAAETIDGLRFESVRERSLGEIWRESEAFARFRGSDWMPEPCRGCEHRERDWGGCRCQALALSGRADTLDPVCERSPDHARVRALAERESQAPAPDFVYRRPSRPVAAVDDDADGDAPA; the protein is encoded by the coding sequence ATGAACGCCGTGCCGTCGGCGCCGGACCCGATCGCGCGCCGCGCGCCGGCGCCGCCGCTGGCGGTGCTGCTGGAACTCACCCATCGCTGCCCGTTGGCGTGCCCGTACTGCTCCAACCCGCTGCGCCTGGTCGGCCAGCGCGAAGAACTTGCCACCGCCGACTGGCTGCGCGTGCTCGACCAGGCGGCCGAACTCGGCGCGCTGCAGGTGCACTTCTCCGGCGGCGAACCGACCCTGCGCCGCGATCTGCCCGAACTGGTCGCGCGCGCCCGCGCGCTGGGCCTGTACGCCAATCTGATCACCTCCGGCATCGGCCTCGACCGCACACGCCTGCAAGCCCTGCAGCAGGCCGGGCTCGACCATTTGCAACTGAGCCTGCAGGACAGCGAAGCCGCCGGCGCCGACCGCATCGCCGGCTACGACGGCGCGCACCGGCGCAAGCTCGCGCTGGCGCAATGGTGCCGCGAGTTGGACCTGCCGCTGACCCTCAACGCGGTGATCCATCGCCACAATGCCGGACGCGTGGCGGCGATGATCGAACTCGCGCTCGAACTCGGCGCCGGCCGGCTGGAAGTCGCGCATACCCAATACTACGGCTGGGGCTTGAAGAACCGCGCCGCGCTGATGCCGACCCGCGAACAGCTCCAGGCCGCGACCGCCGCCGTCGAAGCCGCGCGCGAACGCCTGCGCGGCCGCCTGACCATCGACTACGTCACCCCCGACTATTACGCGCGCCGCCCCAAGGCTTGCATGGGCGGCTGGGCGCAGCGTTTCGTCAACATCAGTCCGGAAGGCAAGGTGCTGCCCTGCCACGCCGCCGAAACCATCGACGGCCTGCGCTTCGAATCGGTGCGCGAGCGCAGCCTCGGCGAGATCTGGCGCGAGTCGGAAGCGTTCGCGCGCTTCCGCGGCAGCGACTGGATGCCCGAGCCGTGCCGCGGCTGCGAACACCGCGAGCGCGACTGGGGCGGCTGCCGCTGCCAGGCGCTGGCGCTGAGCGGCCGCGCCGATACTCTCGACCCGGTCTGCGAGCGCTCGCCCGACCATGCCCGGGTGCGCGCGCTGGCCGAACGCGAGTCGCAGGCGCCGGCGCCGGACTTCGTCTACCGCCGCCCGTCGCGACCGGTCGCCGCCGTGGACGACGACGCGGACGGCGACGCGCCCGCCTGA
- the pqqD gene encoding pyrroloquinoline quinone biosynthesis peptide chaperone PqqD yields MSALPQTPAPDAIPRFPPGVRLQHDRARDQWVLLAPERVVELDEIAHAVLARVDGATRVDTIVAALAAEYGAEPSEVGADVGELFATLLERRLLALAPAT; encoded by the coding sequence ATGAGCGCGCTGCCGCAAACGCCGGCGCCCGACGCGATCCCGCGCTTCCCGCCCGGCGTGCGCTTGCAACACGACCGCGCGCGCGATCAGTGGGTGCTGCTCGCCCCGGAGCGCGTCGTCGAGCTCGACGAGATCGCCCACGCCGTGCTCGCGCGCGTGGATGGCGCGACCCGCGTCGACACGATCGTGGCCGCACTCGCCGCCGAATACGGCGCCGAGCCGTCCGAGGTCGGCGCCGACGTCGGCGAGTTGTTCGCGACCTTGCTCGAGCGCCGCCTACTGGCCCTGGCGCCGGCGACATGA
- the pqqC gene encoding pyrroloquinoline-quinone synthase PqqC produces MSAAELEARLRAIGAERYHDRHPFHALLHGGRLDRGQVQAWALNRYEYQRCIPLKDAALLARIEDPQLRRVWRQRIVDHDGDGPDEGGIARWLRLTDALGLDRELVESGRALLPATRFAAQAYIRFVRERSLLEAIASSLTELFAPTIIGQRVAGMLANYDFVSKQALAYFDSRLHQAPQDANFALDYVLRHARTREQQDAVCAALRFKCDVLWSMLDALHFAYVEPRLPPPGAFLPQACSPESDA; encoded by the coding sequence TTGAGCGCGGCGGAACTGGAGGCGCGGCTGCGCGCGATCGGCGCCGAGCGCTACCACGACCGCCACCCCTTCCACGCCCTGCTGCACGGCGGCCGGCTGGACCGCGGCCAGGTCCAGGCCTGGGCGCTGAACCGCTACGAGTACCAGCGCTGCATCCCGCTCAAGGACGCGGCCTTGCTGGCGCGGATCGAGGATCCGCAGCTGCGCCGGGTCTGGCGCCAGCGCATCGTCGACCACGACGGCGACGGCCCCGACGAGGGCGGCATCGCCCGCTGGCTGCGCCTGACCGACGCGCTGGGCCTGGACCGCGAGCTGGTCGAATCCGGGCGCGCCCTGCTGCCGGCGACCCGCTTCGCCGCCCAGGCCTACATCCGGTTCGTGCGCGAGCGCAGCCTGCTCGAAGCGATCGCGTCCTCGCTGACCGAACTGTTCGCGCCGACCATCATCGGCCAGCGCGTCGCCGGCATGCTCGCCAACTACGACTTCGTGTCCAAGCAGGCGCTGGCCTATTTCGACTCGCGCCTGCACCAGGCGCCGCAGGACGCGAACTTCGCCCTCGACTACGTGCTGCGCCACGCCCGCACCCGCGAGCAGCAGGACGCGGTCTGCGCCGCGCTGCGCTTCAAGTGCGATGTGCTGTGGTCGATGCTCGACGCGCTGCACTTCGCCTATGTCGAGCCGCGTCTGCCGCCGCCCGGCGCGTTTTTGCCGCAGGCATGCTCGCCGGAGTCGGACGCATGA
- the pqqB gene encoding pyrroloquinoline quinone biosynthesis protein PqqB: MRIVVLGAAAGGGYPQWNCNTPGSRQAWRQAPGHKRRTQASIAVSADGERWLLINASPDFRQQVLAAPALWPRDGLRHSPIEAVLLSSGEIDHIAGLLSMRERQRFDLWASARVHQLLRDNPIFDALDPAYVRRRALALDAPLEIDGLERPLGLRVTAFAVPGKVPLFMESRVADLAGDAEHTLGLEIDDGRERCYYIPGCAAMTDALRERVRGAALVFFDGTVWHDDELIRAGVGSKTGARMGHMSVAGERGTLAAFADLAVARKVFVHLNTTNPLLDDASSERAHAAAQGWEVAEDGMEIQL, from the coding sequence ATGCGCATCGTCGTGCTCGGAGCGGCGGCCGGAGGCGGCTATCCGCAGTGGAACTGCAACACCCCCGGCAGCCGCCAGGCCTGGCGCCAGGCGCCGGGGCATAAGCGCCGCACCCAGGCCAGCATCGCGGTCAGCGCCGACGGCGAACGCTGGCTGCTGATCAACGCCTCGCCGGATTTCCGCCAGCAGGTGCTGGCCGCGCCCGCCTTGTGGCCGCGCGACGGCCTGCGCCATTCGCCGATCGAAGCGGTGCTGCTGAGCAGCGGCGAGATCGACCACATCGCCGGCCTGCTGTCGATGCGCGAACGCCAGCGTTTCGACCTGTGGGCCAGCGCGCGCGTGCATCAGCTGCTGCGCGACAACCCGATCTTCGACGCGCTGGACCCGGCCTACGTGCGCCGGCGCGCGCTGGCGCTGGACGCGCCGCTGGAGATCGACGGCCTGGAGCGCCCGCTCGGCCTGCGCGTCACCGCCTTCGCCGTGCCCGGCAAGGTGCCCTTGTTCATGGAGTCGCGGGTCGCGGACCTGGCCGGCGACGCCGAGCACACGCTGGGCCTGGAGATCGACGACGGCCGCGAGCGTTGCTATTACATCCCCGGCTGCGCGGCGATGACCGACGCCCTGCGCGAACGCGTGCGCGGCGCCGCGCTGGTGTTCTTCGACGGCACCGTCTGGCACGACGACGAACTGATCCGCGCCGGCGTCGGCAGCAAGACCGGCGCGCGCATGGGCCACATGAGCGTGGCCGGCGAGCGCGGCACCCTGGCGGCGTTCGCCGACCTGGCGGTGGCGCGCAAGGTCTTCGTCCACCTCAACACCACCAACCCCCTGCTCGACGACGCCTCGTCCGAGCGCGCGCACGCCGCCGCGCAAGGCTGGGAAGTCGCCGAGGACGGCATGGAGATCCAGCTGTGA
- the pqqA gene encoding pyrroloquinoline quinone precursor peptide PqqA: MKTWSKPQIREISVGCEINSYSSGDLF; the protein is encoded by the coding sequence ATGAAGACCTGGTCCAAGCCTCAGATCCGCGAGATCTCGGTCGGCTGCGAAATCAATTCGTACTCGTCCGGCGATCTGTTCTGA
- a CDS encoding DUF2127 domain-containing protein: MTPADPAYDHDPKAHPGLHAIAALEAAKGVLALSAASGLELLGPAPLRRWIDELIRHFHLDPRHGSLAWLANGIGPDSIHLAAAIAFGYALLRLLEAWGLWKARAWASWLGCIGAAIYLPVDLYALWKHPGWLSIAVLAINVIVVWILARDLVKRRR; encoded by the coding sequence ATGACGCCGGCCGATCCCGCCTACGACCACGATCCCAAGGCCCACCCGGGCCTGCACGCCATCGCCGCGCTGGAAGCGGCCAAGGGCGTGCTGGCGCTGTCGGCGGCGAGCGGCCTGGAACTGCTCGGCCCGGCGCCGTTGCGGCGCTGGATCGACGAACTGATCCGCCATTTCCACCTCGACCCGCGGCACGGCTCGCTGGCCTGGCTCGCCAACGGCATCGGCCCGGATTCGATCCACCTGGCCGCGGCGATCGCGTTCGGCTACGCGCTGCTGCGCTTGCTCGAAGCCTGGGGCCTGTGGAAGGCGCGCGCCTGGGCCTCCTGGCTGGGCTGCATCGGCGCGGCGATCTACCTGCCGGTCGACCTGTACGCGCTGTGGAAGCACCCGGGCTGGCTGTCGATCGCGGTGCTGGCGATCAACGTGATCGTGGTCTGGATTCTCGCCCGCGACCTGGTCAAGCGGCGTCGCTGA